From Spartinivicinus ruber, the proteins below share one genomic window:
- a CDS encoding methyl-accepting chemotaxis protein produces the protein MVNDTARVLDALANGNLTEKIDKDYQGDFAKLKADANSTIERLTEIIGEIMSASEAVASGAQQIAQGSEDLSSRTEEQASSLEETAASMEEMTSTVRSNAENAREANRMSVTAKEKAESGGEVVNQAVLAMEEINTASKKIEDIVGVIDEIAFQTNLLALNSAVEAARAGEYGRGFAVVAGEVRNLAQRSATSAQEIKNLIRDSVLKVNDGTELVKKSGETLNEIIESVDKVSKMVDQITASAQEQESGINEVNSAISQMDEMTQQNAALVEESSAASMSMQKK, from the coding sequence GTGGTTAATGATACCGCTAGGGTATTAGATGCATTAGCTAATGGTAATTTAACTGAGAAAATTGATAAAGACTACCAAGGTGATTTTGCTAAATTGAAAGCTGATGCTAATTCTACCATAGAGCGTCTCACTGAGATTATTGGTGAAATTATGTCTGCTAGTGAAGCCGTTGCCTCAGGTGCCCAACAAATAGCACAGGGTAGTGAAGATTTAAGTTCACGTACTGAAGAGCAGGCCTCTTCTTTAGAGGAAACTGCTGCTAGTATGGAAGAGATGACTAGCACGGTAAGAAGTAATGCAGAAAATGCCCGTGAAGCTAATCGGATGTCAGTAACTGCTAAAGAAAAAGCAGAAAGTGGTGGAGAGGTTGTAAATCAAGCTGTACTTGCTATGGAAGAAATTAATACGGCTAGCAAAAAAATTGAAGATATTGTTGGTGTAATTGATGAAATTGCATTTCAGACTAATTTGTTAGCATTGAATAGTGCAGTTGAAGCAGCAAGAGCTGGTGAATATGGTAGAGGTTTTGCTGTGGTGGCAGGAGAAGTACGTAATTTGGCTCAACGCTCTGCAACTTCAGCTCAAGAAATCAAAAACCTTATTCGAGATAGTGTGCTAAAGGTTAATGATGGTACAGAGTTAGTTAAAAAGTCGGGTGAAACACTCAATGAAATAATTGAGTCAGTTGATAAAGTCAGCAAGATGGTTGATCAAATTACAGCTAGTGCTCAAGAGCAAGAGTCTGGTATTAATGAAGTTAACTCTGCCATTTCTCAAATGGATGAAATGACTCAGCAAAATGCTGCATTAGTAGAGGAATCTTCTGCAGCCAGTATGAGCATGCAGAAAAAATGA